GCAATCAGAAAATATTTTGAAGAGAATGGAAGAATTTGGTGAAAAACTTTATATAGAATTTGGTGGAAAATTATTTGATGATTATCATGCATCACGTGTTCTTCCAGGTTTTCAACCTGATTCAAAGTTAAGAATGCTTTTAAGAATTAAAGAAAAAGTTGAAATAGTTATCGTTATCAATGCCAATGATATACAAAAAAATAAAATAAGAAATGATATCGGAATCAATTATGAAAAAGAAGTTTTGCGTTTAATCGATGCTTTTCATGATGCAAAATTAACCGTTGGATCTGTTTGTATCACTCACTATAAAAGTGTTCCACGAGTTGATTCTTATATTAATAAACTTAATCATTTAGGAATAGTTACTTATAAACATTACGAAATTGAAGGTTATCCTCATGATATTTCAAAAATTATATCAGAGGAAGGTTTTGGAAAAAATGAATATATTAAAACCAACCATCCTGTTGTTGTCATTACTGCTCCAGGTCCAGGATCAGGAAAAATGGCTACATGTTTAAGCCAACTTTATCATGATAATAAAAATGGCATAAAAGCAGGATATAGTAAATATGAAACTTTTCCAATTTGGAATTTACCTTTAACTAATCCAACAAATATTGCATATGAAGCTGCTACAATTGATTTAAATGATGTTAATATGATAGACCCTTATCATCTAGAAGCTTATAATAAATTGACAGTCAATTATAATCGTGATGTTGAAATTTTCCCAGTTTTAAGAAGTATGTTTAAAGCTATTTATGGAACTTGTCCATATAAATCCCCAACCGATATGGGAGTAAATATGGCAGGTTTTGCTATAGTCGATAATGATGTTGTTGAGAAAGCTTCTAAAGATGAAATAATAAGACGATATCTAGATGCTAGAGTGGATTATCGAAATGCGAAAATAAGTTATGAATCTTTAGAAAAGGCACTAGGATTATTACAAAAGGTAGGAATTAGTGTAAAAGATCGTAAATGTGTGGAATATGCCTTAAGAAAAAAAGAAAAGGCAGGAAGTGACTCAATGGCTTTAGAATTAGAAGATGGAACAATTATAACGGCTAAAACTTCATCTTTACTTTTAGCACCAGCGGCCTTGATTTTAAACGCTTTAAAATATTGTGCGAATATTTCAGACACAATTCCTTTACTTCCACGAATGATTATAGAACCTATTGCAAAATTGAAAACAGAAGTTCTGGGTAATCAAAATCCAAAATTACATGTAAATGAAGTTTTAAATGCTTTAGCAATTTCAGCTCAAACCAATCCTTTGGCAGAATTAGCCTTAAAAGAGCTCCCAAAACTTAAAAATTCTCAGGCACATTCAACAATAATTCTTTCAGAAGTAGATATGAATACTTTGAAAAAATTAAAAATTGATGTTACATGTGAACCAGAATATTATCAACATCGTTTATTTAATAGATAAAAAAGAGAAAGCGAATAATATTCGCTTTCTAAGAAATTTTGTTATGTAAATAATAATTTATTTGCTTAATTTTTTTAGATTAATCCGCTTTCCTTTAAAAGAATTTCTAAATCTGTTCCTTTAGTCTTTTTAATTGCAAATTTCAATAAAGCTTTTTCTTTTAAAGAAAGAGGACATTCTGCTACTGGTTTTTTATCGATGGCATAGTAGCAAGCTTTAAGCAATTCACGTACATCGTATTTGCTACCCCAAACTTCTGGTACAGCACGGTCGACATTTAAAAGAGTATAGGCAGCTTCCATACCAGTTCTAATCGAGTATTCAGTAGTGAAAATTGTATCACGAGGAGTTTCGGCAAATTGTCCAACAAAAGCAAAATTAACCGCACCATGAGGAACTACTAATGGTCTATCTTTTTCTTTTCTTGGTTGGAAGAAGGCATTGATATAAGGCATATAGCAAGTTGTAGTATTGCATCTATTAGTTGCATATTCTTCGATTTTATCTTTGCTTACGCCAATATGATATAACCATTCTTCGCATACTTCGATACCAGTACAATCGCGCATAGCCTTTTTAACATAGTTGCCATCTTTATTGGTGTTTAAAGAATAAACCCAGATCAATACGCTATTTTTCTTTTGAGATTTAAATTGAGGTTGACGATTAATAGTCCAAGACAAATACCAATTTTCAGTACTATCTTTTACTGTGACAATACCACCGGTGGTTACTTTTCCACTTCTTGGGTCACGTTTACAGATTTTCATTATGTGATTGATAATATCTTCATCGCTTGTTTCAATAGTGGCGCTCATCCAGTTAGTAGCATTGACATCTCCACAGAATTTCATTGGATTACCAAATTCACCATCGATTGCTTGAGCAGCAATGTTTTTCCATAAATCCCAAGATTCACCTTCGCCATTGACAATTTTAGATAAATCAGGAGCGACATTTTGACTTCCATAGCATGAAGTATCAGTACAGCATCCGTTGGTAATGATTACAAGATCATCCTCAATTAAATCGATACTTTGTTTTTTATTATCTTTAATATAAATAATTTGCTTTGCAACTTTTTTATCAGGTTTATTATCGATGACAACATTTTTTACATCAATACCAAATTCGATTTTAACGCCATGAGAAGTAAGGTATTTTACAAGTGGCAAAATCATTGATTCATATTGATTATATTTTGTGAAACGAAGAGCACTGAAATCAGGAAGACCATCAATATGATGAACATAACGACATAAATATCTTTTCATTTCCAAAGCTGAAGACCATTTTTGGAAAGCAAACATAGTTTGCCAATAAAGCCAAAAGTTTGTTGACCAGAATGATTCAGGTAAGACTTCAGAAATCTTTTTATCTTCCAAATCTTTTTCAGGTGTTATAAATAATTTTGAAAGAGCCATAGCAGATTGTTTATCAAGTTTAAATAATTTATCAGTATGAGCATCTTCACCACAATTAGTTGAAGCACGACATAAAGAATAATTAGGATCATGCTTATTTAACCAATAATATTCATCGAGAACAGATACACCTTCTTTTTCAATAGATGGAATATCTCGATACATATCCCACATGCATTCGAAATGATTATCCATTTCACGTCCACCGCGCATATAGAATCCTTTGGTTATATCTTTTCTACCATCGCAAGAACCACCAGCTAATTCTAGTTTTTCTAAAATATGGATATGTTCGCCTTTCATTTGACCATCTCTTAATAAGAAGAAAGCGGCAGATAATCCAGCTAATCCGGTACCGATAATATATGCACTTTTTTTATCGACACCTTGAGGCTTTTCAGGATGAGCGAATGCCTCATATGTTCCAGAACCATAATACATAATTTATACCTCCTATGTTTGAACAACTATAGATTAGTTAAGTTTATCAATATTTAGAATAAACAAAATTTATAAGTTGTATAATTTTTTTACAAATGGTAAGAAGTATAAAAAAATTAGACAATATTTCACTATTGTCTAATTTATTTGCTGAAATTTTTTAGTGCGTTCAGAATAGTACCTTCAATAAGAACACTTAATCGGGAAATGATCATTTTAGGATCATCTTTTAAGTCATTTTTAATCCAATCTAAGACCAAAGCAACAAAAGCTGATTTATAAAAATTTGCAATAAATTCTTTATCATCATCACTGACATGTAAGCCTTGAGCTTTTTCTTCAACAACGCCATAGATTAAAGGATAAACTAATTTATATAAATAATTTATTAATAATTCTAATGAAACATTTTTATAAATGTTTTTGATGAAGACTTCATCTTTTTTTAAAAGTTCAAAAATAGCCAAAAATCCAAGTTGCCATGTATCATATGTTTTATTATTAGCTAAAGCTTTGTCAGCATCCTCAAGGCAAATCCATTCAACAAGATCATAAATATCAGTGAAATGATAATAAAAAGTTTGCCTATTTATATCACATTTACTGGCAATTTCATTGACAGAAATATGATTAAAAGGCTTTTCTGTTAATAATTGTTTAAAAGCAAATGCAATAGCTTTTTTAGTAGTTAAACTGCTCATTTATACCTCATTTATATAATAATTATAAACCATAGTTATAGTAAATAGGATGTATTATTTAATTTAGCTCTTTATTTTTTAAAAAAGTGAAAATCACAGCAATCGCCACCATAACCAAGAGTTTGTGTTCTT
This sequence is a window from Firmicutes bacterium CAG:345. Protein-coding genes within it:
- a CDS encoding myosin-crossreactive antigen (product inferred by homology to UniProt) — translated: MYYGSGTYEAFAHPEKPQGVDKKSAYIIGTGLAGLSAAFFLLRDGQMKGEHIHILEKLELAGGSCDGRKDITKGFYMRGGREMDNHFECMWDMYRDIPSIEKEGVSVLDEYYWLNKHDPNYSLCRASTNCGEDAHTDKLFKLDKQSAMALSKLFITPEKDLEDKKISEVLPESFWSTNFWLYWQTMFAFQKWSSALEMKRYLCRYVHHIDGLPDFSALRFTKYNQYESMILPLVKYLTSHGVKIEFGIDVKNVVIDNKPDKKVAKQIIYIKDNKKQSIDLIEDDLVIITNGCCTDTSCYGSQNVAPDLSKIVNGEGESWDLWKNIAAQAIDGEFGNPMKFCGDVNATNWMSATIETSDEDIINHIMKICKRDPRSGKVTTGGIVTVKDSTENWYLSWTINRQPQFKSQKKNSVLIWVYSLNTNKDGNYVKKAMRDCTGIEVCEEWLYHIGVSKDKIEEYATNRCNTTTCYMPYINAFFQPRKEKDRPLVVPHGAVNFAFVGQFAETPRDTIFTTEYSIRTGMEAAYTLLNVDRAVPEVWGSKYDVRELLKACYYAIDKKPVAECPLSLKEKALLKFAIKKTKGTDLEILLKESGLI
- a CDS encoding putative uncharacterized protein (product inferred by homology to UniProt), which encodes MKIGFDNELYLKLQSENILKRMEEFGEKLYIEFGGKLFDDYHASRVLPGFQPDSKLRMLLRIKEKVEIVIVINANDIQKNKIRNDIGINYEKEVLRLIDAFHDAKLTVGSVCITHYKSVPRVDSYINKLNHLGIVTYKHYEIEGYPHDISKIISEEGFGKNEYIKTNHPVVVITAPGPGSGKMATCLSQLYHDNKNGIKAGYSKYETFPIWNLPLTNPTNIAYEAATIDLNDVNMIDPYHLEAYNKLTVNYNRDVEIFPVLRSMFKAIYGTCPYKSPTDMGVNMAGFAIVDNDVVEKASKDEIIRRYLDARVDYRNAKISYESLEKALGLLQKVGISVKDRKCVEYALRKKEKAGSDSMALELEDGTIITAKTSSLLLAPAALILNALKYCANISDTIPLLPRMIIEPIAKLKTEVLGNQNPKLHVNEVLNALAISAQTNPLAELALKELPKLKNSQAHSTIILSEVDMNTLKKLKIDVTCEPEYYQHRLFNR
- a CDS encoding putative uncharacterized protein (product inferred by homology to UniProt), which gives rise to MSSLTTKKAIAFAFKQLLTEKPFNHISVNEIASKCDINRQTFYYHFTDIYDLVEWICLEDADKALANNKTYDTWQLGFLAIFELLKKDEVFIKNIYKNVSLELLINYLYKLVYPLIYGVVEEKAQGLHVSDDDKEFIANFYKSAFVALVLDWIKNDLKDDPKMIISRLSVLIEGTILNALKNFSK